The following are encoded together in the Brassica napus cultivar Da-Ae chromosome A9, Da-Ae, whole genome shotgun sequence genome:
- the LOC106399846 gene encoding cytochrome P450 71B7, with amino-acid sequence MSTFLYFLYLLPIFSVSFFIISKKLKPSKWKLPPGPKTLPIIGNLHNLKGLPHACFRNLSQTYGQVMLLRFGFVPVVVISSREGAEEALKTQDLECCSRPETVATRMISYNFKDIGFAPYGEEWKALRKLVVVELLNMKKFQSFSYIREEENNLLVKKLTESALTHSPVNLKKTLFTLVASIVCRLAFGIDIHKCEFVDEDNVADLVHKFELVVDGIAFSDFFPRVGWLIDRVSGQNKTLNNVFSELDTFFQNILDDHLKPGRTVSGNPDVVDVMVDLMKKQEKDGDSFKLTTDHFKGIISDIFLAGVNTSVITLIWAMTELIRNPRVMEKVQREIRTTLGDKKKSLTADDLNHLHYFKLVVKETFRLHPAAPLLLPRETMSQVKIQGYDIPEKSQMMINIYSIARDPKLWTNPDEFNPDRFLDSSVDYRGLNFELLPFGSGRRICPGMNMGIATVELGLLNLLYFFNWGLPEGKTVKDIDLEETGSIIISKKTTLELVPLLHNFNK; translated from the exons atgtcAACCTTCCTTTACTTTCTCTATCTTTTGCCTATCTTCTCAGTTTCCTTTTTCATCATATCAAAAAAGCTCAAACCCTCGAAATGGAAACTTCCTCCAGGCCCCAAGACGCTTCCCATCATCGGAAACTTGCACAACCTCAAAGGCCTGCCTCACGCGTGTTTTCGAAACCTCTCCCAAACGTACGGTCAGGTGATGCTTCTACGTTTCGGATTCGTCCCCGTGGTCGTGATCTCATCTAGAGAAGGAGCAGAGGAAGCTCTCAAGACCCAAGATCTCGAGTGTTGCAGCCGACCAGAGACGGTCGCGACAAGAATGATCTCTTACAACTTTAAAGACATAGGGTTCGCTCCTTACGGCGAGGAATGGAAAGCGTTGAGGAAGCTCGTGGTTGTGGAGCTTTTGAACATGAAGAAGTTTCAGTCGTTTAGTTACATCAGAGAGGAAGAGAATAACTTGCTGGTCAAGAAACTAACGGAATCTGCTCTGACGCACTCTCCTGTGAATTTGAAGAAGACCCTTTTCACGCTTGTTGCTAGTATCGTGTGTAGGCTTGCGTTTGGGATAGATATTCACAAGTGTGAGTTCGTTGATGAGGACAACGTTGCGGATCTTGTTCACAAGTTTGAGTTGGTCGTGGATGGTATTGCCTTCTCAGACTTTTTTCCTCGAGTGGGTTGGCTTATCGACCGAGTTTCAGGACAGAACAAGACACTGAACAATGTTTTCTCGGAGCTAGACACTTTCTTCCAGAACATTCTTGATGATCATCTTAAGCCTGGAAGAACCGTGTCAGGGAACCCTGATGTTGTTGATGTGATGGTTGATCTGATGAAGAAGCAAGAGAAAGATGGTGACTCTTTCAAGCTCACCACAGATCATTTCAAAGGAATTATCTCG GACATATTTCTTGCTGGAGTAAACACTAGCGTCATCACACTGATCTGGGCCATGACAGAGCTGATCAGAAACCCGAGAGTGATGGAGAAAGTGCAACGCGAGATTAGGACAACACTTGGGGACAAGAAGAAGAGTCTAACAGCAGATGATCTAAACCACCTTCACTACTTCAAACTCGTGGTCAAGGAGACATTCAGGTTACACCCAGCAGCTCCACTCTTACTCCCAAGAGAAACAATGTCTCAAGTCAAGATCCAAGGCTACGACATCCCCGAGAAATCCCAGATGATGATCAACATTTACTCGATAGCACGCGATCCAAAACTCTGGACAAACCCTGATGAGTTTAACCCTGACAGGTTTCTCGACAGTTCTGTAGATTACAGGGGACTAAACTTTGAGCTTTTACCGTTTGGTTCTGGTCGGAGAATCTGTCCAGGGATGAATATGGGAATCGCCACGGTGGAGTTGGGACTGTTGAATTTGCTTTACTTCTTTAACTGGGGGTTGCCTGAAGGGAAGACTGTGAAAGACATCGACTTGGAAGAAACTGGTTCGATCATTATCAGCAAGAAAACAACTCTTGAGCTTGTTCCACTTCTTCATAACTTCAACAAATAG